The following are from one region of the Gossypium hirsutum isolate 1008001.06 chromosome D03, Gossypium_hirsutum_v2.1, whole genome shotgun sequence genome:
- the LOC107949723 gene encoding protein SIEVE ELEMENT OCCLUSION B has protein sequence MAQASRSQQLVRSERRMFAASDDNAMMKQILSTHAPDGRLVDIKPILLIIDNVLRHITPEIDQALTAGSGRIDSFDDPTNLSAIDDVLDALAYIVHKISCEISCKCAGGGDAHATTMVILNMLSSYSWDAKVVLTLAAFAVNFGQFWLIVQLCTTNTLAKSVALLKQLPDVLEHSQTLKPHFDALNKLIKAMIDVTKCIVEFIELPCEYISSEVPPLSTAMASIPTAAYWTIRSVVACAAQITSLVGLRQEFVTSTSEAWELSSLAHKVSSIHEHLQNLLRLCYQRIEEKKQEETYKEFIRIIETPQKEISKILRVIFRKEDPHPLFSPADKTRVDIDVLRRKHVLLLISDLDISLDEIQVLEVLYKYERASSSELNYEIVWLPIVDRSAWNNSYQQKFLNLQSIMPWYTVNHPSVIEPAVIKYTKEKWRFVKKPIVVTLDPLGKVTCTNALNMMWIWGNAAFPFSTDKEESLWKSESWTIELLVNGLEPNLPNWMREEKVICFYGGEKMEWIESFTSATKKAAQTLEIGLEMVYVGKNNAKERVKKISGLITEKQLSHSWQDASVWFFWNRLESMLYSKTQHGKTNDPDIIKQEVMTILGYDGSEHGWAIFFLGTTEMVRANGERVLSSMQSFEEWEEMARQMGFIPALRKHLEGITDDHHCTRLILPGISGGIAERVVCAECGRPMEMYFMYRCCVE, from the exons ATGGCACAGGCTTCTAGATCGCAGCAACTTGTCCGTAGCGAGCGTCGGATGTTCGCCGCATCCGACGACAATGCCATGATGAAGCAAATTCTGTCGACTCATGCCCCCGATGGTCGTTTAGTTGATATCAAACCCATTCTCCTAATCATTGACAATGTTTTGCGTCATATCACTCCCGAAATTGATCAAGCGTTGACC GCTGGATCGGGACGTATCGATTCCTTCGATGATCCGACTAACTTGTCTGCCATTGATGACGTGCTGGATGCATTGGCTTATATCGTGCACAAAATCTCCTGCGAG ATATCATGCAAGTGTGCTGGAGGAGGGGATGCCCATGCAACAACAATGGTGATTCTCAACATGCTTTCAAGCTATTCATGGGATGCAAAAGTGGTGCTAACGTTAGCAGCTTTCGCCGTGAATTTCGGTCAGTTTTGGCTGATTGTTCAGCTCTGCACTACCAACACACTGGCTAAATCCGTGGCACTCCTCAAGCAATTACCGGACGTTTTAGAGCATTCTCAAACACTGAAACCCCACTTCGATGCACTCAACAAACTCATCAAGGCAATGATCGATGTAACCAAGTGCATCGTTGAGTTCATTGAACTACCTTGTGAGTATATTTCGAGCGAGGTGCCACCGTTGTCGACTGCTATGGCTAGTATCCCCACGGCTGCCTACTGGACCATTCGGAGCGTTGTGGCTTGTGCTGCGCAGATTACAAGCCTCGTTGGTTTGAGACAGGA GTTTGTCACATCCACTTCGGAAGCATGGGAATTGTCAAGCTTGGCACATAAAGTTAGCAGCATACATGAACACCTTCAAAATCTCTTACGTCTTTGTTATCAGCGTATTG AGGAAAAGAAGCAGGAAGAAACTTATAAAGAATTCATCCGTATTATTGAAACACCTCAAAAGGAAATCTCCAAGATTCTCAGAGTAATCTTCCGCAAGGAAGATCCTCATCCTCTCTTCAGTCCTGCTGACAAGACCAGG GTTGATATAGATGTGTTGAGAAGAAAGCATGTGTTACTGCTGATTTCGGATCTGGATATCTCCCTTGACGAGATTCAGGTTCTGGAGGTTCTTTACAAATATGAAAGGGCATCGTCGTCTGAGCTTAACTACGAGATCGTATGGCTCCCGATTGTGGATAGATCAGCTTGGAACAACAGCTATCAGCAAAAGTTTTTGAACCTGCAGTCGATTATGCCATGGTATACAGTGAACCACCCTTCCGTTATTGAACCAGCAGTGATTAAATACACCAAGGAAAAATGGCGTTTCGTGAAGAAGCCGATTGTGGTCACACTGGATCCACTAGGAAAGGTTACATGTACCAATGCACTCAATATGATGTGGATATGGGGAAATGCAGCCTTCCCATTCAGCACTGACAAAGAAGAAAGTCTTTGGAAATCTGAGTCTTGGACAATTGAACTACTTGTTAATGGCCTTGAACCAAACTTACCTAATTGG ATGCGAGAAGAGAAAGTGATATGTTTCTATGGCGGTGAAAAGATGGAATGGATCGAATCTTTCACTTCCGCAACAAAGAAGGCTGCACAAACTCTTGAAATTGGGTTGGAGATGGTTTATGTTGGAAAGAACAACGCCAAGGAACGGGTGAAAAAGATAAGTGGTTTAATTACCGAGAAACAGCTTAGTCACTCTTGGCAAGACGCGAGTGTGTGGTTCTTTTGGAACCGGTTAGAGAGCATGTTGTACTCCAAAACCCAACATGGGAAGACCAATGATCCAGATATTATAAAGCAAGAAGTGATGACGATACTAGGGTACGATGGCAGTGAACATGGATGGGCAATCTTCTTTTTAGGAACGACTGAAATGGTAAGAGCCAATGGAGAGAGAGTACTTAGCAGCATGCAGAGTTTTGAAGAATGGGAAGAAATGGCGAGACAAATGGGGTTTATCCCAGCACTACGCAAGCATCTGGAAGGGATTACCGACGATCATCACTGTACTCGATTGATCCTTCCAGGTATCAGTGGCGGGATTGCGGAGAGGGTGGTGTGTGCTGAGTGCGGACGCCCCATGGagatgtatttcatgtatcgctGCTGTGTTGAGTGA